The following are from one region of the Alicyclobacillus fastidiosus genome:
- a CDS encoding enoyl-CoA hydratase-related protein — MSVDDLLVEDIGAIRVLKLNRPHRLNAFDASMSDHLIDALTGASRDDSVRAVVITGCGRGFCSGLDLSRFTDGSLFPSTRHARLDDLEWVGRLIECVVYNDKPVIAAINGAAAGAGLSLALACDFRYAAQTATLTTGYIRRALSPDAGMTYLLPRIVGHAAATDLILTGRDVTADEAFRIGLVHQVVAPEQLEESALELAERLAAGPPIATTLSKRLLVSTYEVSLVQQLKAELRDLKECLATEDVREGITAMMEKRVPKFQGK, encoded by the coding sequence ATGTCTGTGGACGATTTACTCGTCGAGGATATCGGCGCAATCCGAGTTCTCAAGCTGAACCGGCCGCATCGGCTGAATGCGTTTGACGCATCTATGAGTGATCATCTCATTGACGCACTAACGGGTGCTTCTCGTGACGATTCAGTGCGGGCTGTGGTGATCACCGGCTGTGGTCGGGGGTTTTGTAGCGGATTAGATTTGTCTCGCTTTACAGACGGAAGTTTATTTCCGAGTACACGACACGCTCGCCTCGACGATCTCGAGTGGGTAGGGAGACTCATCGAGTGCGTGGTGTACAACGATAAGCCTGTGATCGCGGCGATTAATGGGGCTGCTGCAGGTGCTGGGTTGTCGTTGGCCTTGGCGTGCGACTTCCGGTATGCGGCCCAAACGGCCACCCTGACGACCGGATACATCCGCAGGGCCTTGAGCCCGGACGCGGGGATGACCTATCTGTTGCCTCGTATCGTCGGCCACGCCGCAGCGACTGATTTGATCTTGACGGGCCGCGACGTGACGGCGGACGAGGCGTTTCGGATCGGCCTTGTCCATCAGGTGGTCGCGCCTGAACAACTCGAGGAGTCGGCGCTGGAACTTGCCGAGCGGCTGGCCGCGGGACCCCCGATCGCGACCACTTTATCGAAGCGGCTGCTGGTGTCGACTTATGAGGTATCACTCGTCCAACAGCTCAAAGCGGAATTGCGTGATTTGAAAGAGTGTCTTGCAACCGAAGATGTCCGAGAAGGAATCACCGCAATGATGGAGAAGAGAGTACCGAAATTCCAAGGCAAGTAG
- a CDS encoding metalloregulator ArsR/SmtB family transcription factor, producing MTDNDVNQLVVYLKVLADESRLRILGVLAGRESSVEELAAYLSLKPPTVSHHLAKLREVGLVSMRSEGNTHLYRFVAEGLAHLNRDLLTPEKLAHMADDIVGDEWERKVLRDFLNGEELKEIPASRKKRLVVLAWLAEKFEPGQRYPEAQVNEIIKRHHPDFATLRRELIGNRFMTREHSVYWRLRPGE from the coding sequence ATGACGGATAACGATGTGAATCAATTGGTGGTCTATCTGAAGGTACTCGCCGATGAAAGCCGATTGCGAATCCTTGGCGTGCTCGCTGGCCGCGAATCCAGCGTCGAGGAGTTGGCGGCATATCTCTCCCTCAAACCGCCCACGGTCTCACACCACCTAGCCAAACTGCGCGAGGTCGGCCTCGTTTCGATGAGATCGGAAGGCAACACACACTTGTACCGATTTGTCGCGGAGGGGCTAGCCCATCTCAATCGCGACCTCCTGACACCGGAAAAATTGGCACACATGGCGGATGATATCGTTGGAGACGAATGGGAGCGCAAAGTGTTAAGAGACTTTCTGAATGGCGAAGAACTGAAAGAAATTCCGGCCAGTCGAAAGAAGCGTCTAGTTGTATTAGCATGGCTCGCAGAAAAATTTGAACCTGGCCAGCGCTACCCGGAAGCTCAAGTCAACGAAATCATCAAACGGCACCACCCAGACTTCGCAACGCTTCGGCGCGAGCTGATAGGAAACCGCTTCATGACGCGCGAGCACAGTGTATACTGGCGACTCCGCCCAGGCGAATGA